Proteins found in one Carassius auratus strain Wakin chromosome 12, ASM336829v1, whole genome shotgun sequence genomic segment:
- the LOC113112085 gene encoding uncharacterized protein K02A2.6-like, whose protein sequence is MPNGDEHPIAYASRTLSPAEKKYSQIEKEALSVIYGVKKFHQYLWGRSFNLITDHRPLVTLFGEHKHFPMMAAARIQRWAIILSAYDYHIMYRKAEDHGNADGLSRIPLPEITDVGTEAISANINTLLTNHLQEAPLNAAQIARMTRTDQELSKVFRYVMEGWPIEVSDDLKVFYAKRDELSVEQGCLLWGTRVIVPFKFRKSVLQEIHSGHPGIVKMKALTRKYVWWPKIDTDIERVCKECQICQQEQRMPSHVPLHPWEFPGECWKRLHVDFAGPFLNNMFMIIVDAHSKWLEVFRMSQITSQATITRLKRLFSAYGLPEQIVTDNATTFTSDEFQRFVKQNGIMHTRSAPKHPATNGLAERYVQTFKRETHPHQAGLPETKHS, encoded by the exons ATGCCAAATGGTGACGAGCATCCCATTGCATATGCGTCACGTACTTTGTCCCCTGCTGAAAAGAAATATTCACAGATTGAGAAGGAAGCTTTGAGTGTGATCTATGGAGTTAAAAAATTCCATCAGTATCTTTGGGGAAGATCTTTTAATTTGATAACTGATCATAGACCATTAGTGACTCTGTTTGGTGAACATAAGCATTTCCCAATGATGGCTGCCGCTCGCATTCAGCGGTGGGCGATAATTTTGTCGGCATATGATTATCATATCATGTATCGCAAGGCAGAAGATCATGGAAATGCAGATGGCTTGTCACGAATTCCATTACCTGAAATTACCGATGTAGGAACAGAAGCCATTTCAGCAAATATCAACACACTTTTGACAAACCATCTTCAAGAAGCTCCTCTAAATGCAGCACAGATTGCCAGAATGACAAGAACAGATCAAGAACTTTCTAAAGTGTTTCGTTATGTCATGGAAGGTTGGCCAATTGAAGTGTCAGATGATTTGAAAGTATTCTACGCGAAAAGAGATGAACTGTCAGTAGAACAGGGATGTCTGCTATGGGGCACACGAGTGATTGTACCATTCAAATTTCGAAAATCAGTGTTACAGGAAATTCACTCAGGACACCCTGGCATTGTTAAAATGAAAGCTCTGACTCGTAAATACGTGTGGTGGCCTAAAATTGATACGGATATAGAAAGAGTTTGCAAGGAGTGTCAAATCTGTCAACAAGAACAAAGAATGCCAAGTCACGTCCCTCTTCATCCTTGGGAATTCCCGGGTGAGTGTTGGAAAAGGTTGCATGTGGATTTTGCTGGTCCGTTCTTGAACAACATGTTTATGATCATTGTTGATGCTCATTCTAAATGGTTGGAAGTTTTTCGTATGTCACAGATTACTTCTCAAGCTACTATTACCAGATTGAAGAGATTGTTTTCTGCATATGGATTACCTGAACAAATCGTGACTGATAATGCAACTACTTTTACTTCTGATGAATTCCAAAGATTTGTGAAGCAGAATGGTATTATGCATACCAGAAGTGCACCAAAACACCCAGCAACAAATGGATTGGCAGAAAGATATGTCCAGACGTTCAAGAGGG agacacATCCGCACCAGGCTGGACTTCCTGAAACCAAACATTCATGA
- the LOC113112086 gene encoding uncharacterized protein LOC113112086 isoform X2, with protein MDPPENSVNHVNRTIWTVWGYLSGTVARYLRPEVTAEGNQSVHARTDAINLKSAVNKTDRDRKTNNSDNENDRAEVKCSPSKVRLAASVQWENTGVGKKDSKDKVCLYTTKKQTYHCAAWSIGTDTDSEGHTAEKVSSNEVLAEEKHANCESEERNTTRELEITGKTGRNNGDNKEACDENRKVEKCAEKREDADNNDVMIQSEQDGEQDKQIGMMDHGETEERGFKHTDETEKKIIVQKNQGETESDGDQRIESQVQDLPEHLTDEANGISKPEKLKKIDKYFDEIDEFSKNGLEEMILGTEQDEDTTDMTKYELTESTKTLQRESDDETELKMTTVMDEIIDALEETLLSDSENTPESGTGSSEGMLSGLTVCEYLGESLEVDWGCFEEIHTKLHHPQSPAEEQAEDAEHDTETQTHKPELSLKEHVEFRAGTKIRSGDEEAEAVIRNVTLQPHKLLEFTEGQCKLSQGTMNTFSETQRDSRTSETTGTAEHISDVKPVSTRPLSPAELLEELLDLQGESETDVAKTTLEYLEEMTNQVLKQMIETECNFEAEPLVGLSSEETGDADHQAPARCVSEDAPVLEEEQTLLAETVDSRVEITSSEEHISSPACESTEADGRHERMQKSIAGETVLRRHEDLMEVNRPGMKRGFDRILQVFEDSSLDFSAQKSRIAVKNPLVRPPKDPRKLLFRASVEPSDLRQTTPLSAPNKRMIGLKLPGLDSWLSEAERTPQTQQKSVAVREDSAKPKWTPPRHPGMGSPFMMAELKNKLKKPIQE; from the exons ATGGATCCGCCTGAAAACTCGGTGAACCACGTTAATCGCACTATTTGGACCGTTTGG GGTTATCTGTCTGGGACTGTTGCCAGATATCTCAGACCGGAAGTCACAGCTGAAGGAAACCAAAGTGTTCATGCCAGAACAGATGCAATTAACTTGAAAAGTGCAGTAAACAAGACTGACCGAGACAGAAAGACAAATAATAGTGACAATGAAAATGACAGAGCGGAGGTCAAGTGTTCCCCTTCTAAAGTCAGACTGGCTGCTTCTGTACAGTGGGAAAACACGGGTGTGGGCAAGAAGGACAGTAAGGATAAAGTCTGTCTTTataccacaaaaaaacaaacttacCATTGTGCAGCATGGTCCATTGGGACAGATACAGACAGCGAAGGACACACCGCTGAGAAAGTTTCATCCAATGAGGTTCTGGCTGAAGAAAAACATGCAAACTGTGAAAGTGAGGAGAGAAACACCACACGAGAGCTGGAGATCACTGGAAAAACTGGACGAAACAATGGTGACAATAAAGAAGCATGTGATGAGAATCGTAAGGTTGAGAAGTGTGCAGAGAAGAGAGAAGATGCAGATAACAACGATGTCATGATTCAGTCTGAGCAAGATGGAGAACAAGACAAACAGATCGGTATGATGGACCATGGAGAGACAGAAGAAAGAGGTTTTAAACATACTGatgaaacagagaaaaaaataatagtccAGAAGAATCAGGGGGAAACTGAGAGTGATGGAGATCAGAGGATTGAATCACAAGTGCAGGATTTACCGGAACATTTGACGGATGAAGCAAACGGCATTTCAAAGCCggaaaagctgaaaaaaatagacaaatatttTGACGAAATCGATGAATTCTCTAAAAATGGGCTTGAGGAGATGATTCTTGGAACTGAGCAGGATGAAGACACCACAGACATGACTAAATATGAGCTAACAGAGTCCACAAAAACCCTGCAGAGAGAATCTGATGATGAAACAGAACTGAAAATGACCACAGTAATGGATGAAATCATCGATGCATTAGAAGAAACCCTGCTGTCGGATTCAGAAAATACTCCAGAATCAGGAACTGGCTCATCTGAAGGCATGCTTTCAGGTCTGACTGTTTGTGAGTACCTTGGAGAATCACTAGAGGTTGATTGGGGATGTTTTGAGGAGATCCACACTAAGCTACACCATCCTCAATCTCCTGCAGAAGAGCAAGCAGAAGATGCTGAACATGACACTGaaactcaaacacacaaaccCGAGCTCTCGCTCAAAGAACATGTTGAATTCAGAGCTGGAACAAAGATCCGTTCAGGAGACGAGGAAGCAGAAGCTGTCATCAGAAATGTTACTTTGCAGCCACACAAGCTTCTTGAGTTCACAGAAGGACAATGCAAATTGTCTCAAGGAACAATGAATACTTTCAGTGAAACGCAGAGAGATTCAAGAACGTCTGAAACCACTGGAACTGCAGAGCACATTTCAGATGTCAAACCAGTATCAACGAGGCCTTTGAGCCCAGCAGAGCTTCTGGAGGAACTGCTAGATCTGCAGGGCGAATCAGAGACAGATGTGGCCAAGACCACTTTAGAGTATTTAGAAGAAATGACAAATCAAGTCTTGAAGCAAATGATAGAAACAGAGTGTAACTTTGAAGCAGAACCTTTGGTAGGACTTTCTTCAGAAGAAACTGGTGATGCAGATCATCAAGCACCTGCACGGTGTGTGTCAGAAGATGCTCCTGTCCTGGAAGAAGAACAGACGTTATTAGCTGAGACAGTAGACAGTAGGGTGGAAATCACAAGCAGTGAAGAACATATTAGTTCACCGGCGTGTGAAAGCACTGAAGCTGATGGACGTCATGAGCGGATGCAGAAGTCCATTGCTGGAGAAACAGTGTTGAGACGACATGAGGACTTGATGGAAGTTAACAGACCTGGGATGAAAAGAGGATTTGATCG AATCCTGCAG GTTTTTGAGGACTCCTCTTTAGACTTCAGCGCTCAGAAGTCTAGGATTGCTGTGAAGAATCCACTCGTCCGGCCTCCTAAAGACCCCAGAAAGCTTCTCTTCAGAGCCTCTGTCGAACCTTCAGATCTCCGCCAGACGACCCCGCTCTCAGCTCCAAACAAACGCATGATTGGACTTAAACTCCCAG GGCTGGACTCATGGCTGTCAGAAGCAGAGAGAACACCACAGACACAG CAAAAGTCAGTTGCAGTAAGAGAGGACTCAGCTAAACCCAAATGGACACCGCCTAGGCATCCTGG CATGGGGAGCCCCTTCATGATGGCAGAACTCAAAAACAAACTCAAGAAGCCAATCCAGGAATAA
- the LOC113112086 gene encoding uncharacterized protein LOC113112086 isoform X1, translating to MDPPENSVNHVNRTIWTVWGYLSGTVARYLRPEVTAEGNQSVHARTDAINLKSAVNKTDRDRKTNNSDNENDRAEVKCSPSKVRLAASVQWENTGVGKKDSKDKVCLYTTKKQTYHCAAWSIGTDTDSEGHTAEKVSSNEVLAEEKHANCESEERNTTRELEITGKTGRNNGDNKEACDENRKVEKCAEKREDADNNDVMIQSEQDGEQDKQIGMMDHGETEERGFKHTDETEKKIIVQKNQGETESDGDQRIESQVQDLPEHLTDEANGISKPEKLKKIDKYFDEIDEFSKNGLEEMILGTEQDEDTTDMTKYELTESTKTLQRESDDETELKMTTVMDEIIDALEETLLSDSENTPESGTGSSEGMLSGLTVCEYLGESLEVDWGCFEEIHTKLHHPQSPAEEQAEDAEHDTETQTHKPELSLKEHVEFRAGTKIRSGDEEAEAVIRNVTLQPHKLLEFTEGQCKLSQGTMNTFSETQRDSRTSETTGTAEHISDVKPVSTRPLSPAELLEELLDLQGESETDVAKTTLEYLEEMTNQVLKQMIETECNFEAEPLVGLSSEETGDADHQAPARCVSEDAPVLEEEQTLLAETVDSRVEITSSEEHISSPACESTEADGRHERMQKSIAGETVLRRHEDLMEVNRPGMKRGFDRMNKDLPEEKMERKFDLILQVFEDSSLDFSAQKSRIAVKNPLVRPPKDPRKLLFRASVEPSDLRQTTPLSAPNKRMIGLKLPGLDSWLSEAERTPQTQQKSVAVREDSAKPKWTPPRHPGMGSPFMMAELKNKLKKPIQE from the exons ATGGATCCGCCTGAAAACTCGGTGAACCACGTTAATCGCACTATTTGGACCGTTTGG GGTTATCTGTCTGGGACTGTTGCCAGATATCTCAGACCGGAAGTCACAGCTGAAGGAAACCAAAGTGTTCATGCCAGAACAGATGCAATTAACTTGAAAAGTGCAGTAAACAAGACTGACCGAGACAGAAAGACAAATAATAGTGACAATGAAAATGACAGAGCGGAGGTCAAGTGTTCCCCTTCTAAAGTCAGACTGGCTGCTTCTGTACAGTGGGAAAACACGGGTGTGGGCAAGAAGGACAGTAAGGATAAAGTCTGTCTTTataccacaaaaaaacaaacttacCATTGTGCAGCATGGTCCATTGGGACAGATACAGACAGCGAAGGACACACCGCTGAGAAAGTTTCATCCAATGAGGTTCTGGCTGAAGAAAAACATGCAAACTGTGAAAGTGAGGAGAGAAACACCACACGAGAGCTGGAGATCACTGGAAAAACTGGACGAAACAATGGTGACAATAAAGAAGCATGTGATGAGAATCGTAAGGTTGAGAAGTGTGCAGAGAAGAGAGAAGATGCAGATAACAACGATGTCATGATTCAGTCTGAGCAAGATGGAGAACAAGACAAACAGATCGGTATGATGGACCATGGAGAGACAGAAGAAAGAGGTTTTAAACATACTGatgaaacagagaaaaaaataatagtccAGAAGAATCAGGGGGAAACTGAGAGTGATGGAGATCAGAGGATTGAATCACAAGTGCAGGATTTACCGGAACATTTGACGGATGAAGCAAACGGCATTTCAAAGCCggaaaagctgaaaaaaatagacaaatatttTGACGAAATCGATGAATTCTCTAAAAATGGGCTTGAGGAGATGATTCTTGGAACTGAGCAGGATGAAGACACCACAGACATGACTAAATATGAGCTAACAGAGTCCACAAAAACCCTGCAGAGAGAATCTGATGATGAAACAGAACTGAAAATGACCACAGTAATGGATGAAATCATCGATGCATTAGAAGAAACCCTGCTGTCGGATTCAGAAAATACTCCAGAATCAGGAACTGGCTCATCTGAAGGCATGCTTTCAGGTCTGACTGTTTGTGAGTACCTTGGAGAATCACTAGAGGTTGATTGGGGATGTTTTGAGGAGATCCACACTAAGCTACACCATCCTCAATCTCCTGCAGAAGAGCAAGCAGAAGATGCTGAACATGACACTGaaactcaaacacacaaaccCGAGCTCTCGCTCAAAGAACATGTTGAATTCAGAGCTGGAACAAAGATCCGTTCAGGAGACGAGGAAGCAGAAGCTGTCATCAGAAATGTTACTTTGCAGCCACACAAGCTTCTTGAGTTCACAGAAGGACAATGCAAATTGTCTCAAGGAACAATGAATACTTTCAGTGAAACGCAGAGAGATTCAAGAACGTCTGAAACCACTGGAACTGCAGAGCACATTTCAGATGTCAAACCAGTATCAACGAGGCCTTTGAGCCCAGCAGAGCTTCTGGAGGAACTGCTAGATCTGCAGGGCGAATCAGAGACAGATGTGGCCAAGACCACTTTAGAGTATTTAGAAGAAATGACAAATCAAGTCTTGAAGCAAATGATAGAAACAGAGTGTAACTTTGAAGCAGAACCTTTGGTAGGACTTTCTTCAGAAGAAACTGGTGATGCAGATCATCAAGCACCTGCACGGTGTGTGTCAGAAGATGCTCCTGTCCTGGAAGAAGAACAGACGTTATTAGCTGAGACAGTAGACAGTAGGGTGGAAATCACAAGCAGTGAAGAACATATTAGTTCACCGGCGTGTGAAAGCACTGAAGCTGATGGACGTCATGAGCGGATGCAGAAGTCCATTGCTGGAGAAACAGTGTTGAGACGACATGAGGACTTGATGGAAGTTAACAGACCTGGGATGAAAAGAGGATTTGATCGAATGAACAAAGACCTTCCAGAGGAGAAGATGGAAAGAAAATTTGATCTAATCCTGCAG GTTTTTGAGGACTCCTCTTTAGACTTCAGCGCTCAGAAGTCTAGGATTGCTGTGAAGAATCCACTCGTCCGGCCTCCTAAAGACCCCAGAAAGCTTCTCTTCAGAGCCTCTGTCGAACCTTCAGATCTCCGCCAGACGACCCCGCTCTCAGCTCCAAACAAACGCATGATTGGACTTAAACTCCCAG GGCTGGACTCATGGCTGTCAGAAGCAGAGAGAACACCACAGACACAG CAAAAGTCAGTTGCAGTAAGAGAGGACTCAGCTAAACCCAAATGGACACCGCCTAGGCATCCTGG CATGGGGAGCCCCTTCATGATGGCAGAACTCAAAAACAAACTCAAGAAGCCAATCCAGGAATAA